In a single window of the Bacillus mycoides genome:
- the ribD gene encoding bifunctional diaminohydroxyphosphoribosylaminopyrimidine deaminase/5-amino-6-(5-phosphoribosylamino)uracil reductase RibD: protein MTDQEYMRIALQLAQGTSGQTSPNPMVGAVVVKDGKIVGMGAHMRAGEEHAEVHALHMAGERAKDATVYVTLEPCSHFGKTPPCCELLIEKGVQRVVIATLDCNPLVSGNGKRILEEAGIKVTTGVLGAEATLLNRYFFHYMKTKRPFVTIKTAMSLDGKTATVTGESKWITGEEARADVHQYRHIHDAILVGVNTVLTDNPHLTTRIPNGGKHPIRVILDTHLRTPPSSHVITDGLTPTWIIVGKDVSKEKIASYESNNIAVFQMKTQQIEIQDVLSLLGEKQILSLFVEGGQTVHANFLKTNSFNEIVTYISPKLIGGKDAPTLFGGAGFSKLQDALSLTIQEMKQIGNDIKIVATLKSEVTECLQES, encoded by the coding sequence ATGACAGATCAAGAATATATGAGGATTGCCTTGCAGTTAGCACAAGGAACATCGGGACAAACAAGCCCAAATCCTATGGTTGGTGCCGTTGTTGTTAAAGATGGGAAAATCGTTGGAATGGGTGCCCACATGCGTGCTGGTGAAGAACATGCTGAAGTTCATGCTCTTCACATGGCTGGTGAAAGAGCAAAAGACGCTACCGTTTATGTAACACTTGAACCGTGTAGCCATTTTGGAAAAACACCCCCTTGCTGTGAATTACTCATTGAAAAAGGAGTTCAGCGTGTTGTAATTGCTACTCTTGATTGCAATCCACTCGTTTCCGGCAATGGAAAAAGAATATTGGAAGAAGCTGGAATCAAGGTGACTACTGGTGTTCTTGGGGCGGAAGCCACTTTATTAAATCGATACTTTTTTCACTATATGAAAACGAAACGTCCCTTTGTAACAATAAAAACAGCAATGAGCTTAGATGGAAAAACAGCAACTGTAACCGGTGAAAGTAAGTGGATTACAGGCGAAGAAGCACGCGCTGACGTTCACCAATATCGTCATATACATGATGCTATCCTAGTCGGTGTGAATACAGTTCTAACTGATAATCCACACTTAACAACACGAATTCCAAACGGAGGTAAACATCCTATACGCGTTATTTTAGATACCCACTTACGAACGCCGCCATCTTCTCATGTCATAACAGATGGCTTAACTCCGACATGGATTATTGTCGGTAAGGATGTAAGCAAAGAGAAAATAGCGTCTTATGAATCTAACAATATAGCTGTATTCCAAATGAAAACACAGCAAATTGAAATACAAGATGTCCTATCCCTACTCGGTGAGAAACAAATTCTTTCTCTGTTCGTTGAAGGTGGTCAAACGGTGCATGCAAACTTCTTAAAAACAAATAGTTTTAATGAAATCGTGACCTATATAAGCCCGAAATTAATTGGTGGAAAAGATGCCCCCACCTTATTTGGCGGAGCTGGTTTTTCGAAGTTACAAGATGCACTTTCCTTAACAATTCAAGAGATGAAACAAATCGGTAATGATATAAAAATTGTTGCAACCTTAAAAAGCGAGGTGACGGAATGTTTACAGGAATCGTAG
- a CDS encoding CDGSH iron-sulfur domain-containing protein: MAKVQIKVNDNGSFRVTGDVELVDSQGNVFPAKPAFSLCRCGLSKNMPYCDASHKGKFESVVRAPEAE, from the coding sequence TTGGCAAAAGTACAAATTAAAGTGAATGATAATGGCTCTTTTCGCGTTACAGGGGACGTGGAATTAGTTGACTCACAAGGGAATGTATTCCCAGCAAAACCAGCATTTTCTTTATGTCGTTGTGGTTTATCAAAAAACATGCCTTATTGCGATGCTTCGCATAAAGGCAAATTCGAGTCTGTTGTTAGAGCACCAGAGGCAGAATAA
- a CDS encoding DUF2552 family protein has product MDKKLHTLQNIANERTWASFLNDNHPYSLLHWSIAGVGQEPKDVWLLQDEVTFQTTEFPTLDEAVKWISENMEQVTDVLAQ; this is encoded by the coding sequence ATGGATAAAAAATTACACACACTACAAAATATTGCAAATGAGCGCACATGGGCATCATTTTTGAATGATAATCATCCATATAGTTTACTTCATTGGTCAATCGCAGGTGTAGGACAAGAACCGAAAGATGTTTGGTTACTTCAAGATGAGGTAACTTTTCAAACGACGGAATTCCCAACGCTAGACGAGGCAGTAAAGTGGATTTCTGAAAATATGGAACAAGTTACAGACGTTTTAGCGCAGTAA
- a CDS encoding alpha/beta hydrolase produces MKRFFTALFTILGALTAIGIFFTNKVMYLKKKTEEEVLERETKKHFHLDDFKAIQKEEVHIPSQFGYELHGYYMPAGHSNKFMIFCHGVTVNKMNSVKYANLFLNRGYNVFIYDHRRHGKTGGKTTSYGYYEKHDLKSVVDWLKDRFGTNITLGIHGESMGAATLLQYAGLVEDGADFYIADCPFSDFYGQLQHRLKVEFHLPKWPLLPLANAFLKVRDGYTIREVSPIDCIKNINNPVLFIHSKDDDYILSDMTKSLYEAKENNKQLYIAEHGAHACSYNENKEEYEDAIDQFLNTYVKETKNRLA; encoded by the coding sequence ATGAAACGTTTTTTTACAGCATTGTTTACTATACTAGGTGCACTAACTGCGATTGGGATTTTCTTTACAAATAAAGTTATGTACTTGAAGAAAAAAACAGAGGAAGAAGTTTTAGAACGCGAAACGAAAAAGCATTTTCATTTGGACGATTTTAAGGCTATTCAAAAAGAAGAGGTTCACATCCCTTCTCAATTCGGATACGAACTTCACGGATATTACATGCCAGCTGGTCATTCCAATAAATTTATGATTTTTTGCCACGGTGTGACTGTAAATAAAATGAATTCCGTTAAATATGCAAACTTATTTTTAAATAGAGGATATAACGTATTTATTTATGATCATCGCCGTCATGGTAAAACCGGTGGTAAAACAACAAGTTATGGCTATTATGAAAAACATGATTTAAAGTCAGTAGTTGACTGGCTAAAAGATCGTTTCGGAACGAATATTACACTCGGAATTCATGGTGAGTCTATGGGTGCTGCAACTCTTCTTCAATATGCAGGACTTGTAGAAGATGGTGCTGATTTTTATATTGCTGATTGTCCTTTCTCTGATTTTTATGGACAGTTACAACATCGTTTGAAAGTTGAGTTTCATTTGCCAAAATGGCCTTTATTACCTTTAGCAAATGCCTTTTTAAAAGTTCGTGATGGCTATACAATTCGTGAAGTTTCACCAATTGATTGTATAAAAAATATTAACAATCCGGTTCTCTTTATTCATAGTAAAGATGATGACTATATTTTATCTGATATGACGAAATCACTTTATGAAGCGAAAGAAAATAATAAACAGCTTTATATTGCAGAACATGGTGCACACGCTTGCTCTTATAATGAAAATAAAGAAGAGTACGAAGATGCCATCGATCAATTTTTAAACACATATGTAAAAGAAACAAAAAACAGGCTTGCATAA
- a CDS encoding GNAT family N-acetyltransferase encodes MVHIQKITPEMKEAIQDFMCENWGSSMMVSRGRVHQLEELPGFIALRNNRIVGIITCKVIENMCEIVSLNSFEEGKGIGTKLVDCVLRVAKENECKKVWLITTNDNMNALRFYQKRNFMMTNLYIDAVKEARKIKKEIPFIGYDNIAISHEIQLEYIF; translated from the coding sequence ATGGTTCATATACAAAAAATCACACCAGAAATGAAAGAAGCAATTCAGGATTTTATGTGTGAAAACTGGGGAAGCTCAATGATGGTCTCGCGAGGCAGAGTACATCAATTAGAAGAATTACCTGGTTTTATTGCACTTAGAAATAACAGAATAGTGGGAATTATAACATGTAAAGTGATAGAAAACATGTGTGAAATTGTATCGTTAAATAGTTTTGAGGAAGGGAAGGGGATTGGTACAAAACTGGTGGATTGTGTATTGCGAGTGGCAAAAGAGAACGAATGTAAAAAAGTGTGGCTTATTACGACGAATGATAATATGAACGCACTTCGTTTTTATCAAAAACGTAACTTCATGATGACGAACTTGTATATTGATGCGGTAAAGGAAGCACGAAAAATAAAGAAAGAAATTCCGTTTATTGGTTATGATAATATCGCGATTTCACATGAAATTCAGCTGGAGTATATTTTCTGA
- a CDS encoding LacI family DNA-binding transcriptional regulator, which yields MATIRDVAKLAGVSVATVSRVINEKGYVHEDTVKQVKKAIEELHYRPNATAKPLFKQPSTVIALLVDNLHNPSYITLLRFVEEIAYKEGYQVIVCNIENKNRYIDMLEQNNIAGVIMTKSVFRSIGEISLPFAVLEERQSLMSYYESGQKAVSLLKEKGCQFLAYIGEGVESEEMEEHVAGFLDTAWKEGLSYREEIVQGYTNQQFLELLQKHPYIDGVAASSDKVAIELIRAAKTLNIHIPGKLQIIGFNGSVEGEWISPSLTTIGSYIEENGEIAFQQLIGKIKKKQVRQEEVETEFRCIERETTK from the coding sequence GTGGCAACTATACGTGATGTTGCAAAATTGGCCGGTGTTTCAGTTGCAACCGTTTCAAGAGTCATTAACGAAAAAGGATATGTCCATGAAGATACGGTGAAACAAGTAAAAAAAGCAATTGAAGAATTACATTATAGACCGAATGCTACAGCAAAGCCTTTATTTAAACAACCTTCAACGGTGATTGCATTACTTGTAGATAATTTGCATAATCCATCATACATCACTTTGCTCCGTTTCGTTGAGGAAATAGCATACAAAGAAGGGTATCAAGTAATAGTTTGTAATATAGAAAATAAGAATAGATACATAGATATGTTGGAGCAAAATAACATTGCAGGCGTTATAATGACGAAATCTGTTTTTCGAAGTATAGGAGAAATCTCACTTCCTTTCGCTGTGCTTGAAGAACGACAATCTCTTATGAGCTATTATGAAAGTGGACAGAAAGCTGTTTCTTTATTAAAAGAGAAAGGCTGCCAGTTTCTTGCTTATATCGGTGAGGGAGTAGAGAGTGAAGAAATGGAAGAGCATGTGGCAGGATTTCTAGATACTGCTTGGAAAGAAGGACTTTCTTATCGAGAGGAAATTGTACAAGGGTATACGAATCAACAGTTTCTTGAATTGTTACAAAAGCATCCATACATAGATGGGGTTGCAGCTTCAAGTGATAAGGTCGCTATTGAGCTAATCAGGGCGGCGAAAACTCTTAATATTCATATACCAGGTAAGTTACAAATCATTGGATTTAACGGGAGTGTAGAGGGTGAATGGATAAGTCCATCATTAACGACGATTGGAAGTTATATCGAAGAAAATGGGGAAATAGCTTTTCAACAGTTAATAGGAAAAATAAAGAAGAAACAAGTGCGACAAGAAGAAGTGGAAACAGAATTTAGGTGCATTGAGAGAGAAACAACAAAGTAA
- a CDS encoding Na+/H+ antiporter family protein: protein MNAVLIAVAVMLLLSLLRVQVIVAIIVGALTGGLIGGLGISETISTFTAGLGNSAPIALSYAMLGGFAISLSKTGLPDAMIQSALKWIGNEQDTKKQVYSKILILFIILTMACFSQNIIPVHIAFIPILIPALLKVLNELRVDRRLVTCLITFGLITPYMWVPAGFGKIYHDVLQTNAAQSGLTFDVALIPKAMTIPAIGMIIGLCVAVFITYRKPRTYETEQIHSAQNEIVPYTKRSITLGLLSILATLTVQLATESMIFGALAGIIVLSVSGSLPLKEADAILTSGMRMMSFIGFVMISAAGFGAVLRKTGHVESLVQTSAHIIGNNKPLAAFLMLIIGLLVTMGIGSSFSTIPILTTIFVPLCVQLGFSPMATIAIIGTAGALGDAGSPASDSTLGPTSGLNADGQHHHIWDTCVPTFLHYNIPLLIFGFIAAITL from the coding sequence ATGAACGCTGTACTCATCGCAGTAGCAGTCATGCTACTGCTTAGTTTGTTACGTGTCCAAGTCATTGTCGCCATTATCGTTGGAGCTTTAACAGGCGGACTTATCGGCGGACTCGGTATTTCAGAAACAATTAGTACTTTTACAGCCGGTCTTGGGAACAGTGCTCCTATCGCATTAAGCTACGCAATGCTCGGTGGATTTGCTATTTCCCTTTCAAAAACAGGACTTCCTGATGCAATGATCCAATCAGCTTTAAAATGGATCGGCAACGAACAAGACACGAAAAAACAAGTCTATTCTAAAATACTTATATTATTTATCATTTTAACAATGGCTTGTTTCTCACAAAATATTATCCCTGTTCATATCGCCTTCATCCCAATCTTAATTCCAGCACTTTTAAAAGTATTAAATGAGCTGAGGGTGGATCGTAGGCTTGTAACATGTCTTATTACATTTGGGTTAATTACCCCTTACATGTGGGTTCCAGCAGGGTTCGGAAAAATTTATCATGACGTATTGCAAACAAATGCTGCGCAAAGCGGTCTTACATTTGATGTCGCACTTATTCCAAAAGCGATGACTATTCCAGCAATCGGTATGATTATCGGATTATGTGTAGCGGTTTTCATTACATACCGAAAACCACGTACATATGAAACAGAACAAATTCATTCTGCACAGAATGAAATCGTTCCCTATACGAAAAGAAGCATTACTTTGGGTTTATTATCAATACTCGCTACATTAACTGTGCAATTAGCAACAGAATCAATGATTTTTGGTGCTTTAGCAGGTATTATCGTCTTATCAGTTAGCGGTAGCCTCCCTCTTAAAGAAGCCGATGCTATTTTAACGAGTGGAATGCGTATGATGTCCTTTATCGGATTTGTTATGATTTCTGCCGCTGGATTTGGCGCTGTTCTTCGAAAAACTGGACATGTTGAATCTCTTGTGCAAACGAGTGCACATATAATCGGAAATAATAAACCGCTTGCTGCATTTCTTATGCTCATTATTGGACTTCTCGTTACGATGGGAATTGGCTCTTCCTTTTCAACCATCCCAATCTTAACAACAATTTTCGTACCATTATGCGTCCAGCTCGGATTTAGTCCCATGGCTACAATCGCAATTATCGGTACAGCTGGTGCACTTGGTGATGCAGGTTCTCCAGCATCTGATAGTACACTTGGACCAACGTCCGGTTTAAATGCTGATGGTCAGCACCATCATATATGGGATACATGTGTCCCAACATTTCTACACTATAATATACCGTTACTTATATTCGGCTTTATTGCCGCAATTACACTATAA
- a CDS encoding alpha/beta fold hydrolase yields MLFRSHTPQFYNEKKQLIPNSIATIESVMINDRKQSLLIRGQNVEQPILLCCHGGPGMAQIGFIRHFQKELEKHFIVINWDQRGAGKSFLWRDIQTNLTIDQFFSDAKKVIQYLLKRFNKQKLFLAGHSWGSIIGLQIANQCPEYIEAYIGIGQIVHMKQNEELLYQHLISSAKKHDHKKALASLLKLGKPPFLDTRRLIIQRKWLGTFGGAIQNGSSFSFIRKGFFSPEYTLLDWFKFLAGNLKSGVLWEEMLTIDFFSSISSLSIPVYFCSGRYDYQTPYALVQQYCDIIQAPIKKMIWFPNSAHSPDLEEPELFAKSLQSIKQELSFQH; encoded by the coding sequence ATGCTTTTTCGTAGCCATACCCCTCAGTTTTACAACGAAAAGAAGCAACTAATCCCTAACAGTATCGCTACGATAGAAAGCGTTATGATTAATGACCGGAAACAATCTCTCCTTATACGCGGTCAAAACGTGGAACAGCCTATTTTATTATGCTGTCACGGCGGCCCTGGTATGGCACAAATCGGCTTTATTCGCCATTTTCAAAAAGAGTTAGAAAAGCACTTTATCGTTATTAATTGGGATCAGCGAGGGGCAGGTAAATCCTTTTTATGGCGGGACATCCAAACAAATCTTACGATTGATCAATTTTTTTCAGATGCAAAAAAGGTTATTCAATATCTTCTCAAACGCTTTAATAAGCAAAAACTATTTCTCGCAGGTCATTCTTGGGGAAGTATTATCGGACTACAAATCGCTAATCAATGTCCCGAATATATAGAAGCATACATCGGCATCGGTCAAATCGTACATATGAAGCAAAATGAAGAATTACTATATCAACATTTAATTAGCTCTGCCAAAAAACATGACCATAAAAAGGCATTAGCTTCTCTTTTAAAATTAGGGAAACCACCCTTTTTAGATACGAGACGCCTCATTATTCAAAGAAAGTGGCTTGGTACATTCGGAGGAGCAATCCAAAATGGATCTTCCTTTTCTTTCATACGAAAAGGCTTCTTTTCTCCTGAATATACGCTATTAGATTGGTTCAAATTTCTCGCAGGAAATTTAAAATCCGGAGTTTTATGGGAAGAGATGCTGACAATCGATTTCTTTTCATCTATTTCAAGTTTATCTATTCCTGTTTATTTTTGTTCTGGTCGCTATGATTATCAAACTCCTTATGCACTCGTTCAACAATATTGCGATATCATTCAAGCTCCTATTAAAAAGATGATTTGGTTTCCAAACTCGGCACATTCTCCAGATTTAGAAGAGCCTGAGTTATTCGCTAAATCTTTACAATCAATTAAACAAGAACTATCTTTTCAACATTAA